The following are encoded in a window of Halorarum salinum genomic DNA:
- a CDS encoding GntP family permease encodes MVFANPLVPFLIGVAAVVLLLVRLKLPAFVGLIIAAMTIGVFTTEVPFGDVPAEVASSFGDVMVSIGIPILMAAIIGKTLMDSGAAERIVRGFLSLTGRERSEYALLGSSYVLSIPVFFDNVFYLLAPLGRSMKARTGVKLSLYISVLAAGALSTHMLVPPTPGPLAMADELGVDLGIAILVGATLALPSSALAGIVYGRFLHSREDFPLREAMGATAENLRKKAEADLSELPSLFESLLPILLPVVLIASNTIAGTLYEGGTLVAATSFLGDPNFALTAAALTSAYTFYRLETGGDLDLFNTELTEAIKSGGNIIAITAAGGTFGAMLAAAGVGEYIAGGLENMGLGLLVTGWLIAAIVRVAQGSGTVAILTGASIMAPLASGLTVNPVYLMMAVGFGGMIAPWFNDSGFWIISETAGITPMETFKTYGAVATIMSTSGLVMVLIMSTLLPLN; translated from the coding sequence ATGGTGTTCGCGAACCCACTCGTTCCGTTCCTGATCGGCGTCGCGGCCGTCGTCCTGCTACTGGTTCGACTGAAGCTCCCGGCGTTCGTCGGGCTGATCATCGCGGCGATGACGATCGGGGTGTTCACGACCGAGGTGCCGTTCGGCGACGTCCCCGCGGAGGTGGCGTCGTCGTTCGGCGACGTGATGGTGAGCATCGGGATCCCGATCCTGATGGCGGCGATCATCGGGAAGACGCTGATGGACAGCGGCGCAGCCGAACGCATCGTCAGGGGGTTCCTCTCGCTCACCGGACGGGAGCGCTCCGAGTACGCCCTGCTCGGGAGCAGTTACGTGCTATCGATCCCGGTGTTCTTCGACAACGTGTTCTACCTGCTGGCGCCGCTCGGCCGGTCGATGAAGGCCAGGACGGGCGTGAAACTGTCGCTGTACATCTCGGTGCTGGCGGCCGGCGCGCTCTCGACGCACATGCTCGTCCCGCCGACGCCGGGTCCGCTGGCGATGGCCGACGAACTGGGCGTCGACCTGGGGATCGCGATCCTCGTCGGCGCGACCCTGGCGCTCCCCTCGTCGGCGCTCGCGGGGATCGTCTACGGCCGGTTCCTCCACAGCCGGGAGGACTTCCCGCTCAGGGAGGCGATGGGCGCCACCGCCGAGAACCTCCGGAAGAAGGCCGAGGCCGACCTCTCGGAACTGCCGAGCCTGTTCGAGTCGCTGCTGCCGATCCTGCTCCCCGTCGTCCTCATCGCCTCGAACACGATCGCCGGCACGCTGTACGAGGGCGGCACCCTGGTCGCGGCGACGTCGTTCCTCGGCGACCCCAACTTCGCGCTGACGGCGGCGGCGCTGACGTCGGCGTACACGTTCTACCGGCTGGAGACGGGCGGCGACCTCGACCTGTTCAACACGGAACTGACCGAGGCGATCAAGTCCGGCGGCAACATCATCGCCATCACCGCCGCCGGCGGCACCTTCGGCGCGATGCTCGCCGCGGCCGGCGTGGGCGAGTACATCGCCGGCGGGCTCGAGAACATGGGGCTCGGCCTCCTCGTCACCGGCTGGCTCATCGCGGCGATCGTCCGCGTCGCGCAAGGGTCCGGGACCGTCGCGATCCTCACCGGCGCGTCGATCATGGCGCCGCTCGCGAGCGGCCTCACGGTGAACCCGGTGTATCTCATGATGGCCGTCGGCTTCGGCGGGATGATCGCGCCGTGGTTCAACGACAGCGGCTTCTGGATCATCAGCGAGACGGCCGGCATCACCCCGATGGAGACGTTCAAGACCTACGGCGCGGTCGCGACGATCATGTCCACCAGCGGGCTGGTGATGGTGCTGATCATGTCGACGCTCCTACCGCTGAACTGA
- a CDS encoding DUF362 domain-containing protein, translating to MTGLPFDVPDAERLATVNDATVADLPRFVPAAVEWETDPVPDVRAAGRDAAADLLAAEGLRDGATVAVTAGSRGIHDFPAMIEGAIERLQEAGCEPFVFPSMGSHGGATAEGQRRVLADLGMTEESLGCPVRSSMEVVEAGEYDGDPVYADRNAAEADAVLLANRIKPHTDFSDRIESGLCKMAVIGMGKHRGAEMMHNAALRGDMGAEIRGRARILFEELPVVGGIALIEDATDRATHVEGVPVDGILDREPELLERAYGELPTLPVDDLDLLIVDEMGKEVSGTGMDTNVIGRTCFRGEPEPDRPDYTRIYVRSLTPPSHGNGLGIGLADVVHADLVADLDLGDTYVNVATSGETDRARIPLVVPDDASALLLAPSVTGTPDPGELRIARIPNTMEPGRLLVSEPLVPELEVREGVTLGEPRRLSFEDGDLTDGEH from the coding sequence GTGACCGGGCTCCCCTTCGACGTCCCGGACGCCGAGCGCCTGGCGACGGTCAACGACGCGACCGTCGCCGACCTGCCCCGGTTCGTGCCGGCGGCGGTCGAGTGGGAGACGGACCCCGTCCCCGACGTGCGCGCGGCGGGACGGGACGCGGCCGCCGACCTGCTCGCGGCGGAGGGGCTTCGGGACGGCGCGACCGTCGCCGTGACCGCCGGGAGCCGCGGCATCCACGACTTCCCCGCGATGATCGAGGGGGCGATCGAGCGGCTGCAGGAGGCGGGCTGTGAGCCGTTCGTCTTCCCGTCGATGGGGAGCCACGGCGGCGCGACCGCGGAGGGCCAGCGCCGGGTGCTCGCGGACCTCGGGATGACCGAGGAGTCGCTCGGCTGCCCGGTGCGGTCGTCGATGGAGGTCGTGGAGGCGGGCGAGTACGACGGGGACCCCGTGTACGCCGACCGGAACGCCGCCGAGGCGGACGCGGTCCTCCTGGCCAACCGGATCAAGCCCCACACGGACTTCTCGGACCGGATCGAGTCCGGCCTCTGCAAGATGGCGGTCATCGGCATGGGGAAACACCGCGGGGCCGAGATGATGCACAACGCGGCGCTGCGGGGCGACATGGGCGCGGAGATCCGCGGACGCGCCCGGATCCTGTTCGAGGAACTGCCGGTCGTGGGCGGGATCGCCCTGATCGAGGACGCGACCGACCGGGCGACACACGTCGAGGGCGTCCCGGTCGACGGGATACTCGACCGCGAGCCCGAGCTGCTGGAGCGGGCCTACGGCGAGTTGCCGACGCTGCCGGTCGACGACCTGGACCTGCTGATCGTCGACGAGATGGGGAAGGAGGTGAGCGGAACCGGCATGGACACCAACGTCATCGGGCGGACGTGCTTCCGGGGGGAGCCCGAGCCCGACCGCCCGGACTACACGCGGATCTACGTCCGGTCGCTCACGCCGCCCTCCCACGGGAACGGCCTCGGGATCGGGCTGGCGGACGTGGTGCACGCCGACCTGGTCGCCGACCTCGACCTGGGCGACACGTACGTCAACGTCGCGACGAGCGGGGAGACCGACCGGGCGAGGATCCCCCTCGTCGTCCCCGACGACGCCAGCGCGCTGCTGCTGGCGCCCTCCGTCACGGGAACCCCCGACCCCGGGGAGCTGCGGATCGCGCGCATCCCGAACACGATGGAGCCGGGACGGCTCCTCGTGTCGGAGCCGCTGGTCCCGGAGCTCGAAGTACGGGAGGGCGTGACGCTCGGTGAGCCGCGTCGCCTCTCCTTCGAGGACGGCGACCTGACCGACGGGGAACACTGA
- the pdxA gene encoding 4-hydroxythreonine-4-phosphate dehydrogenase PdxA, with protein MSEHAPLVGITMGDPGGIGPEVIAKAYPAVRDAARPVVVGDADVLAAAIDVCGLSLSVERVDDPAGARFDPDSVPVLDLDNVDELVRGEVREEYGAASLAYVERAIELARDGGIDAIVTAPINKQATKLAGSEYAGHTGMLADYTDTDSYSMMLVEDDLRVTHVSTHVPLREACDLVTEDAVLETIRLTDAALRDLGVDSPSVGVAGLNPHASDGGLLGDEDGAEIEPAVERARGEGIDATGPESPDTVYVRAARGEFDCVVSMYHDQGHIPIKMLGFAGGDAVSGVNVTIGLPIVRTSVDHGTAFDIAGEGVASERSMVDAVEVAVEMTGAGP; from the coding sequence ATGAGTGAGCACGCACCCCTCGTCGGCATCACGATGGGGGACCCGGGCGGCATCGGTCCGGAGGTGATCGCGAAGGCGTATCCGGCGGTTCGCGACGCGGCGCGGCCCGTCGTCGTCGGCGACGCGGACGTCCTGGCTGCGGCGATCGACGTCTGCGGGCTGTCGCTCTCGGTCGAACGCGTCGACGACCCCGCGGGGGCGCGGTTCGATCCCGACAGCGTGCCGGTGCTCGACCTCGACAACGTGGACGAACTCGTCCGGGGCGAGGTCCGCGAGGAGTACGGCGCCGCGAGCCTCGCGTACGTCGAGCGCGCCATCGAACTCGCGCGGGACGGCGGGATCGACGCCATCGTGACCGCCCCGATCAACAAGCAGGCGACGAAGCTCGCCGGCAGCGAGTACGCCGGCCACACCGGCATGCTGGCCGACTACACCGACACCGACAGTTACTCCATGATGCTCGTCGAGGACGACCTCCGCGTCACCCACGTGAGCACGCACGTCCCGCTGCGGGAGGCCTGCGACCTGGTCACCGAGGACGCCGTGCTGGAGACGATCCGGCTGACCGACGCGGCGCTGCGCGACCTCGGCGTCGACTCGCCGTCGGTCGGCGTCGCCGGGTTGAACCCGCACGCCAGCGACGGCGGCCTGCTCGGCGACGAGGACGGCGCGGAGATCGAACCCGCGGTCGAGCGCGCCCGGGGGGAGGGGATCGACGCGACCGGCCCGGAGTCGCCTGACACGGTGTACGTCCGGGCGGCCCGCGGCGAGTTCGACTGCGTCGTCTCGATGTACCACGATCAGGGCCACATCCCAATCAAGATGCTCGGGTTCGCCGGCGGCGACGCCGTCTCGGGCGTGAACGTGACGATCGGGCTCCCGATCGTCCGGACGAGCGTCGACCACGGGACCGCCTTCGACATCGCCGGCGAGGGGGTCGCCTCCGAGCGCAGCATGGTCGACGCGGTCGAGGTCGCCGTCGAGATGACGGGAGCGGGCCCGTGA
- a CDS encoding four-carbon acid sugar kinase family protein — protein sequence MYSAVVVADDLTGAMDTAHGFAVRGHDASVVAIPSSDGAAGAERAEATVLGVNTDSRYADEGDAAAAVRGVVESVPADAVYKKVDSTLRGNLAAEVDAALAASGAAVALVAPAFPAAARTTEGGVHRVEGTPVAGTEYGDDEKGPASSSLPESFAGLDRPVVTVPLEAVEAGPERVAAELETAVERSERAPIVVPDATEEGHLATVAAAGGAVEGGTLYVGSGGLAAHVDVPVPSVDADEPAAGTRGDRSARQSTTGAPLGVVGSVNATTLAQLEAVPDEAVVELDPTELLAEEGTGPDGTASEAVETLRAGRPAVLTAATDRAAVDRTVAAGRDRGLPTEEVRERVADGLADVAALAVREGEPSGLVLTGGDVAVAVLRSLGATTVELTGEDVGAGVPVGRLVDGIGAGTPVVTKAGGFGARETIVNSLEAVGRFDE from the coding sequence ATGTACTCGGCCGTCGTCGTCGCCGACGACCTCACGGGGGCGATGGACACCGCACACGGGTTCGCGGTCCGCGGCCACGACGCCTCGGTCGTCGCGATCCCGTCGTCCGACGGGGCGGCGGGCGCGGAGCGCGCCGAAGCGACCGTGCTCGGGGTGAACACCGACAGCAGGTACGCCGACGAGGGGGACGCGGCCGCGGCAGTCCGGGGGGTCGTCGAGTCGGTTCCAGCCGACGCCGTCTACAAGAAGGTCGACTCGACGCTCCGGGGGAACTTGGCCGCGGAGGTCGACGCCGCGCTCGCGGCCTCGGGCGCGGCCGTCGCGCTGGTCGCCCCGGCGTTCCCGGCCGCCGCACGGACGACCGAGGGCGGGGTCCACCGAGTCGAGGGCACGCCGGTCGCGGGGACGGAGTACGGGGACGACGAGAAGGGCCCGGCGTCCTCGTCGCTGCCCGAGTCGTTCGCGGGGCTCGACCGCCCGGTCGTCACGGTTCCGCTCGAGGCCGTCGAGGCCGGGCCGGAGCGCGTCGCCGCCGAGCTCGAAACCGCGGTCGAACGGAGCGAGCGAGCGCCGATCGTCGTCCCCGACGCGACTGAGGAGGGACACCTGGCGACGGTTGCCGCGGCCGGGGGGGCGGTCGAGGGGGGGACGCTCTACGTCGGCAGCGGCGGGCTGGCGGCACACGTCGACGTTCCCGTTCCCTCGGTCGATGCGGACGAACCCGCTGCTGGCACCCGCGGGGACCGCTCGGCGCGCCAGTCGACGACGGGCGCGCCCCTGGGCGTCGTCGGCAGCGTGAACGCGACGACGCTCGCACAGCTCGAGGCGGTTCCCGACGAGGCCGTCGTGGAACTCGACCCCACGGAACTCCTCGCCGAGGAGGGGACGGGACCCGACGGGACCGCGAGCGAGGCCGTCGAGACCCTCCGGGCGGGCCGGCCCGCCGTCCTGACCGCCGCGACCGACCGTGCGGCCGTCGATCGAACCGTCGCGGCCGGTCGGGACCGGGGGCTCCCGACCGAGGAGGTTCGCGAGCGCGTGGCCGACGGGCTCGCGGACGTGGCGGCGCTCGCCGTCCGGGAGGGCGAGCCGTCGGGGCTGGTGCTCACGGGCGGGGACGTCGCGGTCGCCGTGCTCCGGTCCCTCGGCGCGACGACCGTCGAACTGACCGGCGAGGACGTCGGAGCCGGGGTCCCCGTCGGCCGACTCGTCGACGGGATCGGCGCCGGGACGCCGGTCGTCACGAAGGCGGGCGGGTTCGGGGCGCGGGAAACCATCGTTAACTCCCTGGAGGCGGTAGGTCGGTTCGATGAGTGA
- a CDS encoding YqcI/YcgG family protein produces the protein MAHLYAREELESALAGGDLPEWKRRRYEAFHRTMTDEDPPYPCYFAVDAHRDGDLRYLFAPSASTDDGRAAFADGLGTYLDGARDVADVTALAALFEPPSEPLPFDAYWDRFWGLLAHLHRHDPAPWPDGIPIDPTDPEWEFCYAGEPIFLVARAPCFERRHSRHAPHGLEVTVQPRWVFDGFEAGTEAGERARRTIRERLEEYDDVPRHPDVGDYGAPGVREWEQYMLPDSNEARPEDFPIAGWPRESAE, from the coding sequence ATGGCGCACCTCTACGCGCGGGAAGAACTCGAGTCGGCCCTCGCCGGGGGCGACCTCCCCGAGTGGAAACGACGGCGCTACGAGGCCTTCCACCGAACCATGACGGACGAGGACCCGCCGTACCCCTGTTACTTCGCCGTCGACGCCCACCGGGACGGCGACCTCCGCTACCTGTTCGCGCCGTCCGCGTCGACCGACGACGGGAGGGCCGCCTTCGCGGACGGGCTCGGAACGTACCTCGACGGGGCCCGCGACGTCGCCGACGTCACCGCGCTGGCCGCCCTCTTCGAACCCCCATCGGAGCCGCTTCCGTTCGACGCGTACTGGGACCGATTCTGGGGCCTCCTCGCGCACCTCCACCGCCACGATCCGGCGCCGTGGCCCGACGGGATCCCGATCGACCCCACCGATCCCGAGTGGGAGTTCTGCTACGCCGGCGAGCCGATCTTCCTCGTGGCGCGGGCGCCGTGTTTCGAGCGTCGACACAGCAGACACGCCCCGCACGGTCTCGAAGTCACCGTCCAGCCGCGGTGGGTGTTCGACGGGTTCGAAGCCGGCACCGAGGCGGGGGAGCGCGCCCGCCGCACGATCCGCGAGCGACTGGAGGAGTACGACGACGTGCCGCGCCACCCCGACGTCGGCGACTACGGGGCGCCCGGCGTCCGCGAGTGGGAGCAGTACATGCTCCCCGATTCCAACGAAGCGCGGCCGGAGGACTTTCCCATCGCCGGTTGGCCCCGGGAGTCCGCCGAGTAG
- a CDS encoding AAA family ATPase, whose protein sequence is MRVIGTVGLPGSGKGEAAAVAEERGVPVVTMGDVIREECRRRGLDPAEHHGAVAKALREEEGPAAIADRTVPAVNDAAAAADADVVLVDGLRSTVELERFREAFGEGFLLVAVEAPFDLRAERLGARGRDDSDVDVEALRKREERELAFGMGEVIDAADVTIDNTGTLAAFRRRVADLLDGERGRTDGAPEADRARGSGTREADGARETNGTREADAGGRP, encoded by the coding sequence ATGCGAGTCATCGGAACCGTCGGGCTCCCCGGCAGCGGCAAGGGCGAGGCGGCCGCCGTCGCCGAGGAGCGGGGCGTCCCGGTCGTGACGATGGGGGACGTCATCCGCGAGGAGTGCCGCCGTCGGGGGCTCGACCCCGCCGAGCACCACGGCGCGGTCGCGAAGGCGCTCCGCGAGGAGGAGGGCCCCGCCGCGATCGCCGACCGCACCGTCCCGGCCGTGAACGACGCCGCGGCCGCGGCCGACGCGGACGTCGTCCTCGTCGACGGCCTCCGGTCGACGGTCGAACTGGAGCGCTTCCGCGAGGCGTTCGGCGAGGGGTTCCTGCTCGTCGCCGTCGAGGCGCCGTTCGACCTCCGCGCGGAGCGGCTGGGCGCCCGCGGGCGCGACGACTCGGACGTGGACGTCGAGGCGCTCCGGAAGCGCGAGGAGCGCGAACTCGCGTTCGGCATGGGCGAGGTGATCGACGCCGCGGACGTGACGATCGACAACACGGGCACGCTGGCGGCGTTCCGCCGCCGGGTCGCCGACCTGCTGGACGGGGAGCGTGGCCGCACCGACGGCGCGCCCGAGGCGGACCGGGCCCGGGGGAGCGGAACCCGCGAGGCCGACGGGGCGCGGGAGACGAACGGGACGCGGGAGGCGGACGCCGGTGGTCGGCCGTGA
- a CDS encoding RNA-binding domain-containing protein has protein sequence MTTVYSIDARIRVPVRDTEVTDRVADAVSNLFPNAELEHEPGELVAETHTLDPFSDLLHEQEILDTARREFAKGTTEDGFSFALKKQAAFQGVVNFAVGEPDELGDVEVTVTVREPSVEAYIDHIAPPTEDGTPIDPDGGRRR, from the coding sequence GTGACGACCGTCTACAGCATCGACGCCCGCATCCGGGTGCCGGTCCGGGACACGGAGGTGACCGACCGGGTCGCCGACGCCGTGTCGAACCTCTTCCCGAACGCCGAACTCGAACACGAACCGGGCGAACTCGTCGCCGAGACCCACACCCTCGACCCGTTCTCGGACCTGCTCCACGAGCAGGAGATCCTCGACACCGCCCGCCGGGAGTTCGCGAAGGGAACCACGGAGGACGGCTTCTCGTTCGCGCTGAAGAAGCAGGCCGCCTTCCAGGGCGTCGTCAACTTCGCCGTCGGCGAACCCGACGAACTCGGCGACGTCGAGGTGACGGTGACCGTCCGCGAACCGAGCGTGGAGGCGTACATCGACCACATCGCCCCGCCGACGGAGGACGGGACGCCGATCGACCCGGACGGCGGGCGTCGGCGGTAG
- a CDS encoding winged helix-turn-helix domain-containing protein: MTDSPNRRRTGTDGQSDGRADETLGEAADALGALASEHRVAILRELAAADGPLRFSELRERVGMCDTGRFNYHLGELRDRFVREEDGGYVLGHAGERVVLAAGDLDPEGAAALADAYESAGDGGECPVCGERGCDRVVHVHLSGA; the protein is encoded by the coding sequence ATGACCGATTCCCCGAACCGTCGTCGGACCGGAACGGACGGGCAGTCGGACGGTCGCGCGGACGAGACGCTCGGCGAGGCCGCCGACGCGCTGGGCGCGCTTGCCTCCGAACACCGAGTCGCCATCCTGCGGGAACTCGCGGCGGCCGACGGCCCACTCCGCTTCTCGGAACTCCGCGAGCGCGTCGGAATGTGCGACACCGGCCGGTTCAACTACCACCTCGGCGAACTGCGCGACCGGTTCGTCCGGGAGGAGGACGGCGGCTACGTGCTGGGTCACGCCGGCGAACGCGTCGTGCTCGCGGCGGGCGATCTGGACCCGGAGGGCGCCGCGGCGCTCGCGGACGCCTACGAGTCGGCCGGCGACGGCGGGGAGTGTCCCGTCTGCGGCGAACGGGGCTGTGATCGGGTCGTCCACGTGCACCTGTCGGGCGCGTAG
- a CDS encoding magnesium transporter, translating to MTTEWTVRRITRAMLPVLVVLTLVELGSGLVLGAFEERLLAAPSLLVLVPVTIGTAGNLGSILASRLSTAFHLGTLSFSVRDDELAGNALATVALAATLFPVVGLGAWALAALTGPTALPPGTVVLVAVSSGLALSVLAVAVTMVATYAAYRLSLDPDDVVIPVVTNICDVLGVLVLFASVIVFA from the coding sequence ATGACGACCGAGTGGACCGTCCGGCGCATCACGCGGGCGATGCTCCCCGTCCTCGTCGTGCTCACGCTGGTCGAACTCGGCTCGGGGCTGGTGCTCGGCGCCTTCGAGGAGCGCCTGCTGGCGGCGCCGTCGCTGCTCGTGCTCGTGCCGGTGACCATCGGCACCGCCGGCAACCTCGGCTCCATCCTCGCCTCGCGGCTCTCGACGGCGTTCCACCTGGGGACGCTCTCCTTCTCCGTGAGGGACGACGAACTGGCCGGCAACGCCCTCGCGACGGTCGCGCTCGCGGCGACGCTGTTCCCGGTCGTGGGTCTGGGCGCGTGGGCGCTCGCGGCGCTGACCGGCCCCACCGCGCTCCCGCCGGGGACGGTGGTGCTCGTCGCCGTGAGTTCGGGGCTCGCGCTCTCCGTCCTCGCGGTGGCGGTGACCATGGTCGCGACGTACGCGGCCTACCGGCTCTCGCTCGACCCGGACGACGTGGTCATCCCGGTCGTGACGAACATCTGTGACGTGCTCGGGGTGCTGGTGCTGTTCGCGTCGGTGATCGTGTTCGCGTAG
- a CDS encoding magnesium transporter encodes MGIGETARTAYREALPALSASLVGGLLAGVVLGGMRGEFRAVPGLLVLVPALLATRGNVYGSFGARLSTGLHQGLVEPRIEAGDERLRAAVAAALLNGVGIAGFAALAAYVVLRLLGDPVAPAGTLLVVALIAGVCSGVALAAVVVLVVFAGYRRGYDPDTLVGPLVTTTGDVFGTLFLLLAVRLTLALSGGGG; translated from the coding sequence ATGGGAATCGGGGAGACCGCGCGGACGGCCTACCGGGAGGCGCTGCCGGCGCTGTCGGCGAGCCTCGTCGGGGGGCTGCTCGCGGGCGTCGTCCTCGGCGGGATGCGGGGGGAGTTCCGCGCGGTCCCCGGCCTGCTCGTGCTCGTTCCCGCGCTGCTCGCGACGCGCGGGAACGTGTACGGGAGCTTCGGTGCGCGACTCTCCACGGGGCTCCACCAGGGGCTCGTGGAACCCCGGATCGAGGCGGGCGACGAGCGCCTCCGGGCGGCGGTCGCCGCCGCGCTCCTGAACGGCGTCGGCATCGCCGGCTTCGCCGCGCTCGCCGCGTACGTCGTCCTCCGGTTGCTGGGGGACCCGGTCGCGCCCGCCGGGACGCTGCTGGTCGTCGCCCTGATCGCGGGGGTCTGCTCGGGCGTCGCGCTGGCGGCGGTCGTCGTGCTCGTCGTGTTCGCGGGCTACCGGCGCGGCTACGACCCGGACACGCTGGTCGGGCCGCTCGTGACCACGACCGGCGACGTGTTCGGGACGCTGTTTCTCCTCCTCGCGGTCAGGCTGACGCTCGCGCTGTCGGGAGGTGGCGGATGA
- the surE gene encoding 5'/3'-nucleotidase SurE: MTRPHVLLTNDDGIDSPGLAALYEELRAVADVTVVAPADNQSGVGRSRSRAVDVDDHEWGYAVHGTPADCAAYALRGLEESFDLVVSGCNLGPNCGEYLIGHSGTVGAAVEAAYLGAPALAVSAYHRADFFPPDGITFDVPATVTRELVERLPGSGVFDAADYLGLNAPLEAHGDLRVTEPLADYDVEVREATADEREQHEGAIRLESDYWDRLDQPDRYPTLERVAEPYPAWSDRAAVVDGDVSLSALSIPQEPVHAHAIDDLVATYNAEVSVRAPAADDD, encoded by the coding sequence ATGACTCGGCCGCACGTCCTCCTCACGAACGACGACGGCATCGACTCGCCCGGCCTCGCCGCGCTGTACGAGGAACTCCGCGCCGTCGCCGACGTCACGGTCGTCGCGCCGGCCGACAACCAGTCTGGCGTCGGCCGCTCGCGCTCGCGCGCTGTGGACGTGGACGACCACGAGTGGGGCTACGCGGTCCACGGAACGCCAGCGGACTGTGCCGCCTACGCCCTCCGCGGGCTCGAGGAGTCGTTCGACCTGGTCGTGTCGGGCTGTAACCTCGGGCCGAACTGCGGCGAGTACCTCATCGGCCACTCGGGCACCGTCGGCGCGGCCGTCGAGGCGGCCTACCTCGGCGCGCCCGCGCTCGCCGTCTCGGCGTACCACCGGGCCGACTTCTTCCCGCCGGACGGCATCACCTTCGACGTGCCCGCGACGGTCACCCGCGAACTCGTCGAGCGGCTCCCCGGGTCGGGCGTGTTCGACGCCGCGGACTACCTCGGCCTCAACGCGCCCCTCGAGGCCCACGGCGACCTCCGGGTCACGGAGCCGCTGGCCGACTACGACGTCGAGGTCCGCGAGGCGACCGCCGACGAACGCGAGCAGCACGAGGGGGCGATCAGGCTGGAGAGCGACTACTGGGACCGGCTCGACCAGCCGGACCGCTACCCGACGCTCGAGCGGGTGGCCGAGCCCTACCCCGCGTGGTCCGACCGCGCGGCCGTCGTAGACGGCGACGTGAGCCTCTCGGCGCTTTCCATCCCGCAGGAGCCCGTCCA